One segment of Panicum virgatum strain AP13 chromosome 3K, P.virgatum_v5, whole genome shotgun sequence DNA contains the following:
- the LOC120699300 gene encoding uncharacterized protein At5g48480-like isoform X1, translating into MAEVATNGSEVLAAPAAVPAPAAFTGLKVQVTVPAGRAEEAVAFYKAAFAAEEVSRSTHPKRKGDGEEAALLCAELKVGAATLLVCDQAGDDVPAVGKEGAAASGLVLRLETDDVNAAAVQAAAAGGAPQGEVTEDGCGLSATLVDPFGVTWILASSTSAKKCA; encoded by the exons ATGGCGGAAGTGGCTACCAACGGCTCGGAGGTGCTCGCCGCTCCGGCGgccgtgccggcgccggcggcgttcaCCGGCCTGAAGGTGCAGGTGACGGTGCCCGCAGGGCGCGCCGAGGAGGCGGTGGCCTTCTACAAGGCCGCTTTCGCCGCCGAGGAGGTGTCCCGCTCCACCCACCCCAAGCgcaagggcgacggcgaggaggcggcgctgctCTGCGCCGAGCTGAAGGTCGGGGCGGCAACCCTGCTCGTCTGTGACCAGGCCGGCGACGACGTCCCCGCCGT GGGCAAGGAGGGCGCCGCCGCTAGCGGCCTCGTGCTGCGCCTGGAGACCGACGACGTGAACGCTGCCGcggtgcaggcggcggccgccggcggcgcgccgcagGGGGAGGTCACCGAGGACGGCTGCGGGCTGAGCGCCACCCTCGTCGACCCCTTCGGCGTCACCTGGATCctcgcctcctccacctccgccaaGAAGTGCGCCTAG
- the LOC120699300 gene encoding uncharacterized protein At5g48480-like isoform X2 has protein sequence MAEVPAPAAFTGLKVQVTVPAGRAEEAVAFYKAAFAAEEVSRSTHPKRKGDGEEAALLCAELKVGAATLLVCDQAGDDVPAVGKEGAAASGLVLRLETDDVNAAAVQAAAAGGAPQGEVTEDGCGLSATLVDPFGVTWILASSTSAKKCA, from the exons ATGGCGGAA gtgccggcgccggcggcgttcaCCGGCCTGAAGGTGCAGGTGACGGTGCCCGCAGGGCGCGCCGAGGAGGCGGTGGCCTTCTACAAGGCCGCTTTCGCCGCCGAGGAGGTGTCCCGCTCCACCCACCCCAAGCgcaagggcgacggcgaggaggcggcgctgctCTGCGCCGAGCTGAAGGTCGGGGCGGCAACCCTGCTCGTCTGTGACCAGGCCGGCGACGACGTCCCCGCCGT GGGCAAGGAGGGCGCCGCCGCTAGCGGCCTCGTGCTGCGCCTGGAGACCGACGACGTGAACGCTGCCGcggtgcaggcggcggccgccggcggcgcgccgcagGGGGAGGTCACCGAGGACGGCTGCGGGCTGAGCGCCACCCTCGTCGACCCCTTCGGCGTCACCTGGATCctcgcctcctccacctccgccaaGAAGTGCGCCTAG